The Candidatus Hydrogenedentota bacterium DNA segment GCCGTTTCACCGCCACTTGCTTCATGCGCGGCGTGGCCGTCGGCATGTAGATGCGAGCGCGCACATTGAGTTTCTGCGCCGCAAGCGCAACACCCTGCGCGTGATTTCCAGCGGAGGCGCACACGACACCGTGTTGCCGCTCCGGTACTGTCAGTTGGGCCATGCGATTGTAGGCGCCGCGCCACTTGTAGGCGTGGATCGGAGACACGTCCTCGCGTTTGAGCAAGACTTCCGCATCGATGGGGACTTCAATAGGCTCCAAGGGCGTAGGCCGGGCTACGGCATACACCCTCTGGCGCGCCATCAAGATTTCGTGAAACAACTGGTTACGCATGGTTTCGCTCATGATTGCTTACGTCTCAAAGATCCCTTACGTCCATGCACACTTGATACGTGTTTCGGACCGGCTACGAGGCCAGGACTTCATTCAGAATGGGATGGCGTTCGACAGAGCAGACAAGGATCTGAGTATCGACGTAGACCATCCCCGAGGTCGGGAGAATCAACGGTCCCATGAATTGCGCTCGTCTTGAAGGCTTTGTTCTATCTCTTCCCACGTGCGCGCGGAGCGAGGACCCGGCGGCAGCGATGCCAGGATCTCAGCCATGGTAAACCGCTGTTGCGTCGGCGCTCAATCGCGCCGGTGCAAATTGCGGACTATCCTCGTCCGTCTTCATTGTAACGTATAGCGTCTTGACTTGCCCGCCTCAGATCCCTGCGCCGTATCCGTACACAAAGGGGTGGTCAATGCCAATGCCAAGCAGGTGATCCATATTGAGGGCAGGCAACTCCTCGCTGGGCTCGCCCACGACCCTCGCGGGCACGCCCACGGCCGTACTATGCGGCGGTATCGAATCCAGGACGACGCTGCTGGCGCCGATCTTTGCGCCTTCGCCAATCTCGATGTTCCCGAGGATCTTCGTGCCTGCTCCAATGAGCACGCCCCGCCGGATCTTAGGATGGCGATCGCCTTGCTCTTTGCCGGTGCCGCCGAGGGTTACCTCGTGCAGCATCGACACGTCATCTTCGATAACGGCCGTTTCGCCGATCACAACGCCCGTCGCGTGGTCGATTAGGATGCCCGAACCGATGCGCGCCGCGGGATGCACATCCACGGCGAACACCTGCGAAATACGGCTTTGCAGGAACAAGGCCAAGGATCGCCTCTCATGGGTCCAGAAGTAATGCGCCGCGCGATACGACTGAATCGCGTGAAACCCTTTGAAGTAGAGAAACGGGGTGGAGTAGCCCCTGCAAGCCGGGTCACGCGTTTTCACCGCATCCAGATCCCGGCGCACAGCCGCTCCTATACTGGGGTCGTTCTCGTAGGCCTCGACCAGCAAGTCCCGCAGCGAGATGGCCGTGATAGTTGTACTCTCGAGCTTTGCCGCCAACAAAAACGTCAGCGCGTCTTCGAGGGTACGGTGGTTCAGCACGACTCCGTAGAAGAAGTTCGCGAGCATCGGCTCTTGCTGAACTGCTTCCTGTACTTCTACACGAATCGATTCCCAAATTGGATCGACGTCTGGCTGGCTCATATGCGTCTCCCGGTGGACAGTCTACAACCGGCATGGCCCCGGCGTATAACCGCACAGTGTACTCGTGGAAACGCCCGGGATCGAATGGGTGTTCCTTTAACGTATTTCTTTGTGTGGACAATATGCGCACCGTACAATAGCGAATATGGACAAATCGCAAGCCGAACTTGTTGACAAGCAGGCCCTTGCCTTCGTTCAAACCTGGCACGAGCACCCTTCCATACGAGACGTCTTCGACTACTGCGGCGTCGACTTGGGTGTTGCCAACGAGTTCGCGCTGTTTACCGTTGTCCTGACGACGCTGGCCGAATCCGTCGAGACTTCCCAAACATGACCCCCTCGATTCTTCTTTGCCACATTCGGGGTGTTGATGCCTTGGCCCTCGCCCTCCGAAAGCGTACGGACGCCCGTTTCGTGACTTTGCACCAGCCTGGAAGCGTGGTGCTGGAGCGTGCCGGTATCGAGCATACGCACCTAGACGCATTTCTTTCCGAGACTTTGCTTGGCAAGGTGATGGACCAGGCGCAAACACGGTTGAAATCGTTGGCGAACGCGTTGCGTAACTCGCCGGCGCTGTGGCCCGAATTGAACGTAAAGTCCTGGACCAGGCTCGCGCCACAAATGATGCAGCTCTTTCAGCGCGACCTTCCTGAGCAGATGGTCATTGTCGAGGTTATGCGGCAACTTGCGGCAGATCATGCACTGAGCCTTGTCATCACGCCCGAAGACGTCACGCGCGATGCGCGGACCGCCGTACTCGCCGCCCGCGCGCTTGGCGTGCCCAGCTTGCACGTGCTTCACGGCGTGAACAGCGGCACCATTGCCGCGCATGCCTCGGTGGTTGCAGACCGCTTTGCGGTCTACAGCGAACACACGCGCGAACACTATGTATCGAACGGAGTCAGTCCCGACCGGATTGTCGTGACCGGTAATCCCGCTTGGGACGTCTTTGCCCGGCCACTCGATCCCGCCTCCCGTGAACGGTTCTGTGAGCGAATCGGCTTCGATCTCGACCGTCCGATCCTGGTTTACGCGATGACCGGCAACCCCGTGCTGAGTGTCGCCGGCATCACGCGAGCGGAATTCCACAACCGCACCACCGAGGCGGTTGTGCGCGCCATTGCGCCGCTCGCGGCTCGCCACCCGGATTGGCAATTCGCACTCCGTCCGCACCCGAGCGAACCAAGTGCTTCCGAGCTGTTCGTCGCGCTCGCCCGAGACTTGGGAATGAACTCCCTGCGCATTGATCAAGGTACGGCGATCGACTGTGTAGCCGCATGCGACGTGTTTGCGTGCACCCACTCCAACATGGGTATCGAAGCAATCCTCGCCGGCAAACCTGTCGTCAACGTAGCTCTAGACAATGAACTGGGCGACGTATTCTCCGAAGGGGTAGGCCCCCTGTTCACCGAGGTCGACGCGGTTTTGTGGGCTCGCGACGCCGACTCCATCGCGCCAACCTTGGAGCGGGCGCTGCTGGACGACACCGCGCGTGAGGAATTGCGCCGCTCGCGGCCTGCCAGTATTGAGCGGTTCAACGGCAATCTCGACGGCAAGGCCACGGACCGGGTGTGCGACTTGGCGCTTGCGATGGCGAAAGGCGCAAAGGGCACGCTTGGTGTTACGTAAGTCGTTCTGGAGCAGGTATCGACAGAAGCAAGTAAAAGATTGACAGTCTGTTCGGCGCATGCTAGACTTGCATCAGCGTCCAAAGCGCCGAATTGCATCTGTTTACACATGGAGGAACGGGGTGTGAGCGCGTGGAGAAAACCTTGGCTTTCATCGGTTTGCGTCGTTCTGATTGCGGCCGTTATGTTGGTTCCGGCCATCAGTTGGTCGCAGTCCTATGACCCCGACGATGAAATCCGGCCGCCGACCGGGTTCGAAAAGCGCCTGACGAAGCTTGGGCGTGGTTTGTCGAACATCCTGCTAGGGTGGGCCGAGATTCCCGTGACCTTCGACCAGAAGCTCAAAGAAGGCAAGCCTTTGGGGTACTTGTTGGGCGTGGTTCCCGTGTTAGGCACGACCCGCGCGTTCCTTCGCACCGGTACGGGTGTCTACGAAGTGTTTACTTTCCCGGTATCGGACAAGGAAGTGAACTTCGATCCGATTCTTGAGCCCGAATACATCTTCTAGCCCTGCCATGGAGTGGAAACGCCAGGGTCCGGCGCTGGTGGCGCCGGTGACCCTGTTGGATGGCCAGTGGGGCAAGGTTGTATTGGTATCTTCCCGCGCCAACCCGCGCGGCGCAATGTTGGTCATGCCAGCCGACGCCGCAGGCAAGGTTGCGACGTTGCCTTTCCTCGATTGCCTCGCCAGCTTGCATCCCAGGGACATAACTGAGGTACTCTGCATGCAAGAGCGGGCCTACGGTTCCTCGGGGCTAACCCCTCCGGACAACGTTTGACGGAGGCTCGCCAGAGGTCGCCGCGACCCTTGGCAACAGAGGTCCAGACTTAATTCAAAGAGGCAAACGTGACGGTTGTCCGCAACATAGACTTCCTACTTGACGGCATTGTTACGTTGCCGAGTTTGCCCGCGTCGGTGGCGTGGATCACGCAACTCATCAACAGCCCCAAGTCGAATCTCTCGGAAGTGGGACAGGCTATTCACAGCGATCCCGCGCTTGCCCTGAAGACGCTGCGTCTCGTGAACTCGGCCTATTACGGCCTCACCCATAAGGTCACTTCCGTTGACCATGCCGTCAGCCTGCTTGGACTCAAAGTCATCAAGAACCTCGTCTACACCGCCACCGTCTTCGACAGTTTCCGCAAAGGGACGGATGAGCTGCTTCGGCACAGCGTAAGCTGCGGCATTGCCATGAAAGTCCTGTCCGAGTGCGTGCCTCAGGCTGGGATTGACGGCGAGGAAGCGTTCATCTACGGCCTCGTTCACGATATCGGCAAGATAGTCCTCTCGGAATTCATGCCGGAGGACATTGAGCGCGCGTCGGCCTTGAGTTATGCGCGGCGTGTTCCAGGCCATGTCGCGGAGTGGGAAGTGATTGGCACCGACCACGCCGAGGTCGGCGGACGTCTTGTTCTAAACTGGGGGCTTTCCAAGACCCTTTCGATGGCCATCACGTCGCACCACGATCTGAATCGGTGCAAAGACCCCAAGACCCGGCCCCTGGCCGCGTGTATCGCGGTGGCAGACTACCTCTGCAACGTTTCCGGGATCTTGTCTTCGCAGGAGTCCGTGCCGTCTATTCACGACGAGATGTGGACGGCTTCGGGCATCAAGAACTCCCAAATCCCAACGGTTGTCGATCGATTCTGCGCCTCGCTGTATACCGTGGACGAACTCATCCACATGGCGAAGTAGCGTGACCTGGGGAGGCGTAGGAATGCCAAACCCGTCACGCAGACATCCGAACCACCATGCGGTTACTTGAACTATCCTGCGAGAATTTCCGCTGTATCACCGGCATTCGCCTGGTTCCTGGTGCGGGCATCAACGTGATTCGCGGCAAGAATGCGCAAGGGAAGACCTCCCTATTGGAGGCGCTGCTCTACGCGTCCACGTCAAAGAGTCACCGTACGCGGACCGACGCCGAACTCGTTCGCGCAGGCAAGAAGCGCTTTCGGGTGCTCGCTCGCGCGCAGCGAACCGATCGCGAAGTCGCAATCGAGGCCGTGTGGTGGGAGGGGGCCAAGCGGTTCAAGGTGAACGGAATCGCTCAGACGCGGCTCAGCGACATTCTCGGCAAGATTAACGTGGTCTTCTTCTCGCCCGAAGACGTCGGCATTGTCCGTGGGTCCGCGTCGCAACGGCGCGCTTTCCTCGACATGGAGCTCTCGCAAATTAGTCCCCGCTACCTATACGCTCTGCAGCAGTACCGCCTCGTCCTGCGCCAACGCAACGAACTGCTGCGCCGCCCGACTCCGGATACCGCCCAATTGGACGCGTGGGACACCCAGCTCGTGACGCACGGCGTCGTCCTTATGCAGGAGCGCGAGCAGTTTCTCGCCGAGCTGCGACCGCGAGCGCTCGCCGGGTATCAGGCTATCGCCAGCGATGAACCTCTGGAGATCGAATACCGGCCGGACGCGAAGTCTGCCGATGCGCTTGCGGACGTGATTGCATCGTCGCGCCGTTCCGACTTGAAGCAGGGAGTCACGACCCACGGTCCCCACCGCGATGACATGGAGTTCACGCTCGCGGGGACGTCCGCGCGGCAGATGGCCTCGCAAGGGCAGCAGAAGACAGCCGCATTGGCCTTGAAACTGGCGGAGCTGGATCTGGTGCGGGCGCGAACCGGCGAGTATCCTATCCTCATGTTGGACGATGTCTTCTCAGAGCTGGACGCCACGCGCGCGGAACGACTGGCCCGATCGCTGCCCAGCGACGCCCAGTGCTTCATCACGACGACCGACCTCGCAGACCGCGACGACCTGTTCCCGAATGGTTGTGTGCGATTCACGATTTCCTCGGGCGGGCTTGTCGAATGAACGACAAGAAGACACGCAAGAACGGGTACAGGGCCTATCCGAAACGGCGCCGGAAGGTCGATCCCGACGCCCCGCCCATCAAGCCGTTGGCAGTCGGAGACATACTCAAGAATCTCAAGGCCTCGTCCGACCTGGGTAAGCGGTTGCAGCAAGCGGAGATCTGGGCGCGCTGGCCCGAACTGGCCGGGCCGAATCTGGCCGCGCACGGATTCCCTAAAACAATACGTGACAATATGTTATACATAGAGGCGGACAGCCCTGTCTGGATGAATCGGTTTGCCTACGAGAAATGGGGGCTACTGAAGCGCATCAACAAGCTGGCGGGGCGCGAAGTCGTTTCGGATGTTTTCATCACGCTCAAAAACGAAGATTCCGATCCCTCTGC contains these protein-coding regions:
- the cysE gene encoding serine O-acetyltransferase encodes the protein MSQPDVDPIWESIRVEVQEAVQQEPMLANFFYGVVLNHRTLEDALTFLLAAKLESTTITAISLRDLLVEAYENDPSIGAAVRRDLDAVKTRDPACRGYSTPFLYFKGFHAIQSYRAAHYFWTHERRSLALFLQSRISQVFAVDVHPAARIGSGILIDHATGVVIGETAVIEDDVSMLHEVTLGGTGKEQGDRHPKIRRGVLIGAGTKILGNIEIGEGAKIGASSVVLDSIPPHSTAVGVPARVVGEPSEELPALNMDHLLGIGIDHPFVYGYGAGI
- a CDS encoding exosortase system-associated protein, TIGR04073 family — translated: MSAWRKPWLSSVCVVLIAAVMLVPAISWSQSYDPDDEIRPPTGFEKRLTKLGRGLSNILLGWAEIPVTFDQKLKEGKPLGYLLGVVPVLGTTRAFLRTGTGVYEVFTFPVSDKEVNFDPILEPEYIF
- a CDS encoding HDOD domain-containing protein; the protein is MTVVRNIDFLLDGIVTLPSLPASVAWITQLINSPKSNLSEVGQAIHSDPALALKTLRLVNSAYYGLTHKVTSVDHAVSLLGLKVIKNLVYTATVFDSFRKGTDELLRHSVSCGIAMKVLSECVPQAGIDGEEAFIYGLVHDIGKIVLSEFMPEDIERASALSYARRVPGHVAEWEVIGTDHAEVGGRLVLNWGLSKTLSMAITSHHDLNRCKDPKTRPLAACIAVADYLCNVSGILSSQESVPSIHDEMWTASGIKNSQIPTVVDRFCASLYTVDELIHMAK
- the recF gene encoding DNA replication/repair protein RecF — protein: MRLLELSCENFRCITGIRLVPGAGINVIRGKNAQGKTSLLEALLYASTSKSHRTRTDAELVRAGKKRFRVLARAQRTDREVAIEAVWWEGAKRFKVNGIAQTRLSDILGKINVVFFSPEDVGIVRGSASQRRAFLDMELSQISPRYLYALQQYRLVLRQRNELLRRPTPDTAQLDAWDTQLVTHGVVLMQEREQFLAELRPRALAGYQAIASDEPLEIEYRPDAKSADALADVIASSRRSDLKQGVTTHGPHRDDMEFTLAGTSARQMASQGQQKTAALALKLAELDLVRARTGEYPILMLDDVFSELDATRAERLARSLPSDAQCFITTTDLADRDDLFPNGCVRFTISSGGLVE
- a CDS encoding DUF721 domain-containing protein, which gives rise to MNDKKTRKNGYRAYPKRRRKVDPDAPPIKPLAVGDILKNLKASSDLGKRLQQAEIWARWPELAGPNLAAHGFPKTIRDNMLYIEADSPVWMNRFAYEKWGLLKRINKLAGREVVSDVFITLKNEDSDPSAQHGV